In the Acidimicrobiales bacterium genome, one interval contains:
- a CDS encoding aminotransferase class I/II-fold pyridoxal phosphate-dependent enzyme, producing MEFRRITNLPPYVFTIIDSLKVEGRRQGDDIVDLGFGNPDLPSPEIAVEKLTEAAHNPRNHRYSSSRGLPKLREAIANFYLHRFGVDLDPETEVINTIGAKEGLSHLMWVLAQPGDAVLVPSPSYPIHLYAPLFAGAEVREIPLSTGADMFGTLCERFEYSWPRPRAIILSFPHNPTTACVDLDFMKGVVDFAREREVIIVHDFAYADIGFDGYRPPSILQVEGAKDVAVELYSMTKSFSMAGWRMAFLAGNREVVQALAKLKSYLDYGMFQPVQIAATVTLNEAPDHPKLVNEIYQGRRDALCEGLSRIGWEIEKPKGTMFVWAPIPEPYRDMGSVEFASYLVREAKVAVSPGVGFGPGGEGHVRFALIENEHRIKQGVRNLRRTLEKLDGTD from the coding sequence ATGGAGTTTCGCCGCATTACGAACCTCCCGCCGTACGTCTTCACCATCATCGACTCGTTGAAGGTCGAAGGGCGACGGCAGGGAGACGACATCGTCGACCTCGGCTTCGGCAATCCGGACCTGCCTTCGCCGGAGATCGCCGTGGAGAAGCTGACCGAGGCCGCACACAATCCGCGCAATCACCGCTACTCGTCGAGCCGGGGCCTTCCCAAGCTGCGCGAGGCCATCGCCAACTTCTACCTGCACCGCTTCGGTGTCGATCTCGACCCCGAGACCGAGGTCATCAACACCATCGGCGCGAAGGAGGGCCTGTCGCATCTGATGTGGGTTCTCGCCCAGCCCGGTGACGCCGTGCTCGTGCCGTCGCCGTCATATCCCATCCACCTCTACGCCCCCCTGTTCGCGGGCGCCGAGGTCCGTGAGATCCCGCTTTCCACTGGTGCAGACATGTTCGGCACTCTCTGCGAGCGGTTCGAGTACTCGTGGCCGCGGCCGCGGGCGATCATCTTGTCGTTCCCGCACAATCCGACCACTGCCTGTGTCGACCTGGACTTCATGAAGGGTGTGGTCGATTTCGCCCGCGAACGTGAAGTGATCATCGTGCACGACTTCGCGTACGCCGACATCGGCTTCGACGGCTACCGCCCCCCGTCGATCCTGCAGGTCGAAGGGGCCAAGGACGTCGCCGTCGAGCTGTACTCGATGACCAAGTCGTTCTCGATGGCCGGGTGGCGCATGGCTTTCCTCGCCGGCAACCGGGAGGTCGTCCAGGCTCTGGCCAAGCTCAAGTCGTACCTCGACTACGGCATGTTCCAGCCCGTGCAGATAGCCGCGACCGTGACGCTCAACGAGGCACCGGACCACCCCAAGCTCGTCAACGAGATCTACCAGGGACGCCGCGACGCGCTGTGCGAGGGCCTGTCCCGCATCGGGTGGGAGATCGAGAAGCCCAAGGGGACGATGTTCGTCTGGGCTCCGATACCCGAGCCCTACCGGGACATGGGATCCGTCGAGTTCGCGTCCTACCTCGTTCGTGAGGCGAAGGTCGCGGTCTCGCCCGGGGTCGGCTTCGGGCCCGGTGGCGAGGGCCACGTGCGGTTCGCTCTCATCGAGAACGAGCACCGGATCAAACAGGGCGTTCGGAACCTGCGGCGCACCCTCGAGAAGCTCGACGGCACGGACTGA